CAAATCGATGCTGTTCATCATTGTAATTGTAGTCAGCGGGATAATTTTGCACGGTTTGGTTTTCAAACAGCGCTTCGGGCAAGCCGTACCAATGCTCCATAGTGGTTAAGCCTAAACGGGCAGAATCCAGAGCATTCATACTCATAACATTCAATTGAGCGTGGTGCATCATGGTGCCAAGCCCCCGTTTTTTCGCCTCATCTAAGGCCGCTTCCATGATCTCCGGCGTCGCGCCGAAAAACTTAATCCCTTTAGCGCCATCTTTGGCTGCTTGTTTTACCCATTTTCGCGCTTGCTCAGCTGTGGCAATGGGCTGTTCGCTACCCATGCCAAATCCAAGGTAAGGAATAATCCGCGGGGCAACAATCTGATTCGATTGACTGCGCTCAACATGGTCCGTGACCCAATCTAAGCCATTGAAACTGCCTGGTTCACGTACTGTAGTGATCCCGTGAGCCAGCCATAGTTTGAATACATATTCCGCTGGAATATCATCGGCGCTGCCGCCAATATGACCGTGCATGTCAATGAAACCAGGCAATACGTACATGCCTTGTAGGTCCATTTCTTGATCACCGGAACGGGCTTCAGGGCGGCCCTGCGATAAAATAGGCACACCGGGATGACCCACATTGACAATATTGGTGATACGGTCGTTTTCAATAATTATATCCACCGGACCACGGGTAGGAGCACCTAGCCCACTGACCATATTCACCCCGCGGAGGATCAAGCGTTTGTAGGGGCCTTGGCCTTCCTCAGCAGTACGCTCAGGTGCAGGAACACCGGGTTTAGCATCGACCGCGAGGCCGACAGCCAATAAACTACACAGTATTATGCGAATAACACGTTTCATCACAAACCTTCAATTTTGGTGAAATAGAGAATTGTTTTTAGACTATTACACTCAGCTAAAGATGCAAAGATATTTACAGTGGATAACTTGCAAACTTAGGCTTTCAATCGAGCCATAATGAACTGTGAGAGGGCAGCACTTATTTGTGGATGTTGGGTGTCTTGGTTAAATAGACAAATTTTAATTTTGCCTAAAACCGGTAAGGTTTTATGTCGAATGATATGCAAACTGTCAGGCACACTAGAACGGGCTAGGGCGGTGATCCCTAGCCCTTGCTGGATTGCCGCGATCAGTCCGTATAAATCAGCGTTGGTATAACTAATGCGCCACGCAGTAGTTTGTTGCTTGAGCTTTTCAATGACTCGGCTTCGATACACGCAACCATCGGGGGCCAAAACCAATGACACACTACTAGCGGATAGCGGCCGTAAATTATCTCCCACCCAAACCAATTCATCTTCGAGAACTAAATCTCCTTGGGTTTGTTGATTGGGATCTACAAGTGCCAAGACCAAATCAAAATCCTGACGTTTGTTGTCATCTAGCAGGTTACGACTCAGCGCCGAGGTAACTTCTAACGCCACATCGGGGTATTGCTTACTAAATTCACCGATAATACTGGGCAACAAAGTTGTGGCAAATTCGCTGGGAATACCTAAGCGTAAGCGGCCTCGTAACGAGGACTGCTCAAACTGGCGAAAAACATCATCATTGATATCTAACATGGATTTAGCTTGTGCTAACAAAATCCTACCGTCTTGATTAACCACCTGCCGTTGTCCAACTTTTTCAAACAGACGCCGACCTAGTTGTTCTTCTAGCTTCTTAATTTGCAAACTAATAGCTGGTTGGGAACGGCCCAATAGATCGCCCGCTTTAGCAAACCCACCTTGCTCCACCACAGTAACAAAGGTGCGTAGATTGTCCATCGACAGCTGTTTCATACGCTTACTTCCGCTAATTCGCATTAATATAGTTAATCTAACTAATTTAATACATTTGAAAAGTTAATGTAAGCATTTGAATTATCAATTTGTTCCAAACCCAGTGGCTTTCTATACTCTTAGCATCAAAAATTAAGGTGTCTTTGCAATGACCAATACAACAGTTCTTCACCCTAAGCATATCGAAGCCGGCGCAAAAATGGTTGATTTTCATGGCTGGGAAATGCCAATCAACTATGGTTCTCAAATCGAAGAGCATCACGCAGTACGCCAAGATGCGGGTATGTTTGATGTGTCGCATATGACCATTGTGGATGTCAAAGGCCCTCAAGCGAAAGGTTACTTGCGCACCTTACTGGCCAATGACGTGGCTAAATTAACTGAAAAAGGTAAGGCACTTTATAGCGGCATGTTGAATGACGACGGCGGCGTGGTGGACGATTTAATTGTTTACCATTTTGACGATACTGACTACCGCTTGGTGGTTAACTCAGCCACCCGTGAAAAAGACATGAACTGGTTAAATGGGGTTGCCTCCGGATTTGATGTAAGCATCACAGAACGTCCAGAGTTCGCCATGATCGCCGTGCAAGGCCCCAATGCTAAAGCCAAAGCGGCTCAATTATTTTCTGACGCGCAAAAAGAAGCGGTAGCGGGAATGAAACCGTTTTTCGGTGTGCAAGCTGAAGACTTGTTTATCGCCACTACGGGTTATACCGGTGAAGCGGGCTACGAAATCATGGTGCCTAACGAAGTAGCTGCTGATTTCTGGCAAAGATTACTGAACGCTGGCGTAGTGCCTTGCGGCCTAGGTGCTCGTGATACTTTGCGTTTAGAAGCTGGGATGAATTTATACGGGCAAGATATGGATGAAACCGTTTCTCCATTGGCAGCCAACATGGGCTGGACAATCACCTGGGAGCCGCAAGACAGAGTTTTCATGGGACGCAGCGCACTCGAAGCCCAAAAAGCAGCCGGTACCGACAAGCTAGTAGGTTTAGTGATGACCGACAAAGGCGTGCTCAGGGCAGGGCAAAAAGTCAAAGTGTCTGAAGGGGAAGGCGTGATCACATCAGGCACCTTTTCACCGACGTTAGGACACAGCATCGCGATGGCCAGAATTCCAGCCACTCAAGACACAACAGCTGAAGTTGAAATGCGCAAGAAGTGGGTTACAGTCAATATTGTAAAACCTAGCTTTGTTAGAAATGGCAAAAGCGTACTTTAATTCACTACCCAAATTCATTAATAATTATTAGGAAAAATTATGAGCACTATTCCATCTGAACTACGCTATGCATCCACCCACGAATGGGTCCGTAATGAAGGTGACGGTACCTTTACCGTTGGTATTACTGAGCACGCGCAAGAATTGCTAGGGGATATGGTATTTATTGAACTACCTGAAATTGACGACGCAGTAGTTGCGGGTGACGACGTGGCGGTAGCTGAGTCAGTCAAAGCGGCATCAGACGTGTACGCTCCAATTACCGGGACTATAGTTGCGATCAACGAAGATTTAGAAAACTCGCCAGAATTGGTTAACTCCGATGCTTTTGGTGAAGGATGGATGTTCCGCATCAAAGCTGACGACGTGACTGAAGTTGAAGGTTTGATGGATGCTGAAGGTTACGAAAACAGTATCGACGAAGACTAATACAGCAGGTTTTAAAGGGGCCAGCGATTATCGTTTGCCCCTGTTTTACAAATCAATATATCAATTTTCTCGACGCATATTTCCAAGTAGCTATTTTTAGCGACGATAAGTGAATCATTAAATTAAGGCAGTTAATCATGTCCAACGTACCATTTTCTCTTGCACAGCTTGAACAAAGCGAAGATTTCATCCGCCGTCACATTGGTCCAAGTGACGCTGAAATGAGCGAAATGCTTGAGTTTGTCGGAGCAGAATCATTGGATGATTTGATGAAGCAAACCGTGCCAGCAGGCATTCGTCTGCCAGAAGCGTTAACCGTGGGCGAAAGCGTTACCGAAGCCCAAGCGCTGGCAGAGCTAAAAACTATCGCGGCGAAGAATCAGATTAACCGCTCGTTTATCGGTATGGGTTACACAGATACCATTACACCTAATGTGATTTTGCGTAACGTATTGGAAAACCCAGGTTGGTATACCGCTTATACTCCTTATCAGCCAGAGATTGCCCAAGGCCGTCTGCAGGCGTTGTTAAACTTCCAGCAAGCCACTCTTGATTTAACGGGTATGGAGTTGGCGTCCGCTTCTTTACTCGATGAAGCCACCGCTGCGGCAGAAGCCATGGGCTTGGCCAAGCGTGTATCGAAAAACAAAAAGGCCAATGCCTATTTTGTTGCTGACGACGTGCATCCGCAAACTCTAGACGTAGTAAGAACCCGAGCTGAAATGTTTGGTTTTGAAATTATAGTGGGTAAAGATGTTGATGCCGACAAGCACGATATCTTTGGTGCTTTGTTGCAATACCCTGGCACCACAGGTGAAGTGAAAGACTTGACCGATATCATCGCAGACTTGCACAGCAATAAAGCTATAGTGGCAGTATGCGCCGATATTAT
Above is a window of Aliiglaciecola sp. LCG003 DNA encoding:
- a CDS encoding amidohydrolase family protein, encoding MKRVIRIILCSLLAVGLAVDAKPGVPAPERTAEEGQGPYKRLILRGVNMVSGLGAPTRGPVDIIIENDRITNIVNVGHPGVPILSQGRPEARSGDQEMDLQGMYVLPGFIDMHGHIGGSADDIPAEYVFKLWLAHGITTVREPGSFNGLDWVTDHVERSQSNQIVAPRIIPYLGFGMGSEQPIATAEQARKWVKQAAKDGAKGIKFFGATPEIMEAALDEAKKRGLGTMMHHAQLNVMSMNALDSARLGLTTMEHWYGLPEALFENQTVQNYPADYNYNDEQHRFAEAGKLWEQAAKPGSEKWQQVRDELIDLDFTINPTLTIYEASRDLMRERNADWHQEYTLPTLWDFFTPSRYAHGSYWFDWTTDDEINWKHNFSQWMAFLNDFKNHGGRVTTGSDAGYIYKIYGFAYIRELELLREAGFNAWEVIQAATLNGAQALGMDDQIGSITIGKKADLVIVEENPLRNFKVLYGTGHYQLDQNNQPTRTGGVKYTVKDGIVYDAKKLLDDVKKMVDSAKASN
- a CDS encoding LysR family transcriptional regulator translates to MKQLSMDNLRTFVTVVEQGGFAKAGDLLGRSQPAISLQIKKLEEQLGRRLFEKVGQRQVVNQDGRILLAQAKSMLDINDDVFRQFEQSSLRGRLRLGIPSEFATTLLPSIIGEFSKQYPDVALEVTSALSRNLLDDNKRQDFDLVLALVDPNQQTQGDLVLEDELVWVGDNLRPLSASSVSLVLAPDGCVYRSRVIEKLKQQTTAWRISYTNADLYGLIAAIQQGLGITALARSSVPDSLHIIRHKTLPVLGKIKICLFNQDTQHPQISAALSQFIMARLKA
- the gcvT gene encoding glycine cleavage system aminomethyltransferase GcvT, producing MTNTTVLHPKHIEAGAKMVDFHGWEMPINYGSQIEEHHAVRQDAGMFDVSHMTIVDVKGPQAKGYLRTLLANDVAKLTEKGKALYSGMLNDDGGVVDDLIVYHFDDTDYRLVVNSATREKDMNWLNGVASGFDVSITERPEFAMIAVQGPNAKAKAAQLFSDAQKEAVAGMKPFFGVQAEDLFIATTGYTGEAGYEIMVPNEVAADFWQRLLNAGVVPCGLGARDTLRLEAGMNLYGQDMDETVSPLAANMGWTITWEPQDRVFMGRSALEAQKAAGTDKLVGLVMTDKGVLRAGQKVKVSEGEGVITSGTFSPTLGHSIAMARIPATQDTTAEVEMRKKWVTVNIVKPSFVRNGKSVL
- the gcvH gene encoding glycine cleavage system protein GcvH, with the protein product MSTIPSELRYASTHEWVRNEGDGTFTVGITEHAQELLGDMVFIELPEIDDAVVAGDDVAVAESVKAASDVYAPITGTIVAINEDLENSPELVNSDAFGEGWMFRIKADDVTEVEGLMDAEGYENSIDED